In a single window of the Elaeis guineensis isolate ETL-2024a chromosome 4, EG11, whole genome shotgun sequence genome:
- the LOC105042691 gene encoding L-type lectin-domain containing receptor kinase IV.2, which yields METKLSLLLVICLLTGITATTYDEFTYNGFKRSELYLDGMAEITPNGLLRLTNTTTMQQGHAFHKVPLHLKNNSDGNVYSFSTCFVFAIRPEYPDVGGDGVALVLSPTKGLPGALPKQYLGLFNFTNNGNSSNHVLAIELDTILNMEFGDIDNNHVGIDVNGLSSKNAAPASYFIERIGNFQNLSLISGKSMQVWVDYSNLEKKLNVTISPFSVPKPSHPLLSSFINLSSLILDTMYVGFSSSTGSMLTSHYVLGWSFKMNGQAPALNLSSLPSLPSEKHRRKLTSLIIWLALGVEVFITITACCIAYIIRRKARYAEVLEEWELEHRTHRFSYKELFKATKGFGEENLLGVGGCGRVYKGKLPTSKTEIAVKRISHDSKQGLREFVGEIASNSQLRHRNLVQLLGYSRRKGEFLLVYEFMSNGSLDKFLYDANKPPSLSWSQRLKIIRGVASGLLYLHEEWEQIVIHRDIKASNVLLDSEMNGKLGDFGLSSLYDHGSDHRTTHVVGTIGYIAPELTKTSRATTSSDVFAFGVFILEVVCGRRPIMPEASLDLHLVDWVWRSWRNGVILEVTDARLEGDYDLGEPELILKIGLLCSHPVPAARPTMRQVMQFLNADLSLPEIPKDGKDITV from the coding sequence ATGGAGACAAAACTATCCTTACTATTGGTGATATGTCTGCTTACAGGAATCACAGCAACCACATATGATGAATTCACATACAACGGATTCAAAAGGAGTGAATTATACCTTGATGGCATGGCAGAGATCACACCTAATGGCCTTCTGAGATTAACCAACACTACAACGATGCAGCAAGGACATGCATTCCACAAAGTGCCGCTGCATTTGAAGAACAACTCAGACGGTAATGTTTACTCTTTCTCTACTTGCTTTGTCTTTGCAATACGCCCTGAATATCCCGATGTGGGTGGCGATGGAGTTGCATTGGTACTCTCCCCAACTAAGGGGCTCCCTGGGGCGTTGCCCAAACAATACCTTGGTCTCTTCAATTTTACCAATAATGGCAATTCGTCAAATCATGTTCTTGCTATTGAGCTAGACACCATCTTAAATATGGAGTTTGGAGATATTGACAACAACCATGTCGGAATTGATGTCAATGGATTAAGCTCCAAAAACGCTGCACCAGCATCATATTTCATTGAGAGAATTGGCAACTTTCAGAACCTCAGCCTCATAAGCGGGAAATCTATGCAGGTTTGGGTAGATTATAGCAATCTAGAGAAGAAGCTAAATGTAACAATATCCCCCTTCAGTGTGCCGAAACCAAGCCATCCATTGTTGTCTTCTTTCATTAATCTCTCCTCGTTAATATTAGACACCATGTATGTTGGCTTCTCTTCTTCTACAGGCTCCATGCTTACATCCCATTATGTTCTGGGTTGGAGCTTTAAGATGAATGGGCAAGCGCCTGCCCTCAACCTGTCCAGCCTTCCTTCACTTCCTTCTGAAAAGCATAGAAGAAAACTAACATCTTTGATAATTTGGCTGGCCTTAGGAGTAGAGGTATTCATCACTATAACTGCCTGCTGTATTGCTTACAtaataagaagaaaggcaagatatGCCGAAGTTCTTGAAGAGTGGGAACTAGAACATAGAACTCATAGATTCTCATATAAAGAACTATTCAAGGCTACCAAAGGCTTTGGAGAAGAAAATCTTTTGGGAGTTGGTGGTTGTGGAAGAGTTTACAAAGGCAAGCTACCCACCTCAAAAACCGAAATTGCAGTGAAGAGGATATCTCATGATTCTAAGCAAGGACTGAGGGAGTTTGTTGGGGAGATTGCGAGTAACAGTCAACTCCGTCACCGCAATTTGGTCCAACTTCTTGGCTATAGCCGTAGGAAAGGGGAATTCCTTTTGGTCTATGAGTTCATGTCCAATGGAAGTCTTGACAAGTTCCTCTATGATGCAAACAAGCCACCATCActtagctggagtcagagactaaAAATTATCAGAGGCGTGGCTTCTGGTTTGCTCTACTTGCATGAAGAGTGGGAGCAGATTGTTATACACAGAGATATAAAAGCAAGCAATGTCTTATTGGATAGTGAAATGAATGGAAAGTTGGGAGATTTTGGACTATCAAGTTTATATGATCATGGTAGTGATCACCGAACTACTCATGTGGTGGGAACTATTGGTTATATTGCTCCAGAGCTCACTAAAACAAGCAGGGCAACTACGAGCAGTGATGTCTTCGCCTTTGGGGTCTTCATACTTGAGGTTGTCTGTGGAAGGAGGCCAATAATGCCAGAAGCATCACTAGATCTTCATTTGGTGGACTGGGTGTGGAGGAGTTGGAGGAATGGAGTAATTCTAGAGGTTACAGATGCAAGACTTGAAGGTGATTATGATCTGGGGGAACCAGAACTTATCTTAAAGATTGGATTGCTTTGCTCACATCCTGTTCCTGCAGCTAGACCAACCATGCGCCAAGTGATGCAGTTCTTAAATGCTGATCTTTCGCTACCTGAAATACCCAAGGATGGGAAGGACATCACTGTTTGA